A window from Pseudoliparis swirei isolate HS2019 ecotype Mariana Trench chromosome 17, NWPU_hadal_v1, whole genome shotgun sequence encodes these proteins:
- the gfral gene encoding GDNF family receptor alpha-like isoform X2, producing MQRIHLEAAVILGILISHISSLSNVSPPSDCVAAVDTCMSDLCKRSEEAFVSQGVCEGCQIKGLAVCNMTIQTALDQFPSLHRCVCAWEEERCDSIQSLATQCHQKPAAKQRRSSVMDWQSSDLLGYVYDHSASCLDQIGVCVSDAVCNRYLADVLQACMAQCDRDRCQQATQQFFGNMPHNVAEMLVMCECDTSDHSCLKMTTTLHSGTCGGHTRICQDTVNQCVEDSNCRDLLKTFRAKCWSPEEAHCSDSDLQHDECITRMDPAFIRGEESECKIAFLATLGTALHYPCACKRMRNDDLLSCNMIHDVLHNRSHFMTPWKSSSGPTEPPKHDESEQGPTWSHDYLMYAFVSMLLVGVVVLIPLAVASKIWMLRRKDKIKFHHPQKSNCVVIL from the exons ATGCAACGTATACATCTGGAAGCTGCGGTCATACTTG GGATTTTGATTTCTCATATTTCTAGTCTCAGCAATGTTTCTCCACCTTCTGACTGTGTGGCTGCTGTGGACACCTGCATGTCCGATCTATGCAAGCGGAGTGAAGAGGCATTTGTCTCTCAGGGTGTCTGTGAGG GGTGCCAAATAAAAGGCTTAGCGGTTTGTAACATGACCATCCAGACTGCACTGGACCAATTCCCGTCTctgcacaggtgtgtgtgtgcctgggaGGAGGAGCGTTGTGACTCTATACAATCGCTGGCCACACAATGCCACCAAAAGCCAG CCGCTaagcagaggaggagctcagtgatGGACTGGCAGTCGAGCGATTTATTAGGCTACG TATACGATCATTCTGCATCCTGCTTGGACCAAATAGGAGTTTGTGTCAGTGATGCAGTTTGCAACAGGTACCTCGCAGACGTCCTTCAGGCTTGCATGGCACAGTGCGACCGTGACCGCTGTCAGCAGGCGACTCAGCAGTTCTTTGGCAACATGCCACACAATGTTGCAGAGATGCTCGTCATGTGCGAGTGTGACACTTCAGATCACAGCTGTCTGAAAATGACAACCACTCTGCACAGCGGTACATGTGGAGGCCACACCCGGATTTGCCAGGATACAGTAAACCAGTGTGTTGAGGACAGTAACTGCAG AGACCTTTTGAAAACCTTCCGAGCGAAATGCTGGAGTCCCGAAGAAGCCCACTGCAGCGACAGTGACCTACAACATGATGAATGTATCACCCGGATGGATCCGGCTTTCATCCGTGGTGAAGAGTCAGAATGTAAAATTGCCTTTTTGGCCACTTTGGGCACAGCACTGCACTATCCGTGTGCATGCAAAAGGATGCGCAATGACGATCTGCTGTCGTGCAACATGATTCACGATGTGCTTCATAACAGATCACATTTCA TGACACCTTGGAAAAGCAGCAGTGGTCCTACTGAACCTCCTAAACATGATGAATCTGAGCAAGGTCCCACGTGGTCACATG ATTATCTAATGTATGCTTTTGTATCTATGCTACTCGTTGGAGTTGTTGTATTAATACCTCTGGCCGTTGCCAGTAAAATATG GATGTtgagaagaaaagacaaaatCAAATTTCACCATCCGCAGAAAAGTAACTGTGTTGTTATTCTCTGA
- the gfral gene encoding GDNF family receptor alpha-like isoform X1 has translation MQRIHLEAAVILGILISHISSLSNVSPPSDCVAAVDTCMSDLCKRSEEAFVSQGVCEDEGCQIKGLAVCNMTIQTALDQFPSLHRCVCAWEEERCDSIQSLATQCHQKPAAKQRRSSVMDWQSSDLLGYVYDHSASCLDQIGVCVSDAVCNRYLADVLQACMAQCDRDRCQQATQQFFGNMPHNVAEMLVMCECDTSDHSCLKMTTTLHSGTCGGHTRICQDTVNQCVEDSNCRDLLKTFRAKCWSPEEAHCSDSDLQHDECITRMDPAFIRGEESECKIAFLATLGTALHYPCACKRMRNDDLLSCNMIHDVLHNRSHFMTPWKSSSGPTEPPKHDESEQGPTWSHDYLMYAFVSMLLVGVVVLIPLAVASKIWMLRRKDKIKFHHPQKSNCVVIL, from the exons ATGCAACGTATACATCTGGAAGCTGCGGTCATACTTG GGATTTTGATTTCTCATATTTCTAGTCTCAGCAATGTTTCTCCACCTTCTGACTGTGTGGCTGCTGTGGACACCTGCATGTCCGATCTATGCAAGCGGAGTGAAGAGGCATTTGTCTCTCAGGGTGTCTGTGAGG ATGAAGGGTGCCAAATAAAAGGCTTAGCGGTTTGTAACATGACCATCCAGACTGCACTGGACCAATTCCCGTCTctgcacaggtgtgtgtgtgcctgggaGGAGGAGCGTTGTGACTCTATACAATCGCTGGCCACACAATGCCACCAAAAGCCAG CCGCTaagcagaggaggagctcagtgatGGACTGGCAGTCGAGCGATTTATTAGGCTACG TATACGATCATTCTGCATCCTGCTTGGACCAAATAGGAGTTTGTGTCAGTGATGCAGTTTGCAACAGGTACCTCGCAGACGTCCTTCAGGCTTGCATGGCACAGTGCGACCGTGACCGCTGTCAGCAGGCGACTCAGCAGTTCTTTGGCAACATGCCACACAATGTTGCAGAGATGCTCGTCATGTGCGAGTGTGACACTTCAGATCACAGCTGTCTGAAAATGACAACCACTCTGCACAGCGGTACATGTGGAGGCCACACCCGGATTTGCCAGGATACAGTAAACCAGTGTGTTGAGGACAGTAACTGCAG AGACCTTTTGAAAACCTTCCGAGCGAAATGCTGGAGTCCCGAAGAAGCCCACTGCAGCGACAGTGACCTACAACATGATGAATGTATCACCCGGATGGATCCGGCTTTCATCCGTGGTGAAGAGTCAGAATGTAAAATTGCCTTTTTGGCCACTTTGGGCACAGCACTGCACTATCCGTGTGCATGCAAAAGGATGCGCAATGACGATCTGCTGTCGTGCAACATGATTCACGATGTGCTTCATAACAGATCACATTTCA TGACACCTTGGAAAAGCAGCAGTGGTCCTACTGAACCTCCTAAACATGATGAATCTGAGCAAGGTCCCACGTGGTCACATG ATTATCTAATGTATGCTTTTGTATCTATGCTACTCGTTGGAGTTGTTGTATTAATACCTCTGGCCGTTGCCAGTAAAATATG GATGTtgagaagaaaagacaaaatCAAATTTCACCATCCGCAGAAAAGTAACTGTGTTGTTATTCTCTGA
- the LOC130207380 gene encoding uncharacterized protein LOC130207380 isoform X1, giving the protein MSSSSSREDEENTSEYINKSKNKHCFMHITSVKHEEVHYFTTTRWITYRTSRHTWLGLDGESRDVAENFKHCVDVEFDNIPEDAGFHHTCYRRFTDKKSMAKVERRLARERQEATEDHEAIPSTSSGTSPTKKLRSRSGMPIAGSGPVLPALGIICQKKEKFVNRAGKRQRDPLSKAETLTAGQLQKAAELKEDQSILLHIKDKDCVALEVQYHRGCYNQCTRFLTRPEKPEKVRNEPTFDVSYKIFCERIIRQRLLVNQEVLRMGQLRKAFIELVKANEGLDASNYRQDMLRKRLAHDFPQLVFHIPTKHNFCELVFAETLSTGTLVDMLPYPSGAETTEH; this is encoded by the exons atgTCGTCCTCGAGCAGTAGGGAAGACGAAGAAAATACATcggaatatattaataaatcaaaaaacaaacattgttttATGCATATTACTTCAGTCAAGCACGAGGAGGTACATTATTTCACCACTACACGATGGATTACATACAGGACAAGCCGACACACGTGGCTCGGGTTGGACGGTGAGTCTCGGGACGTGGCTGAGAACTTCAAACACTGTGTTGATGTGGAGTTTGACAATATTCCCGAGGATGCTGGCTTCCATCACACGTGCTACCGTAGATTTACGGACAAAAAATCCATGGCAAAGGTGGAAAGACGTCTCGCACGTGAGAGACAAGAAGCGACGGAAGACCACGAGGCCATTCCATCGACTTCTAGCGGCACGAGTCCAACAAAGAAATTGCGATCCAGGTCAGGAATGCCAATCGCAGGCTCTGGCCCCGTTCTTCCTGCCCTGGGCATaatttgccaaaaaaaggagaagttcGTCAACCGAGCAGGCAAACGACAAAGGGATCCTCTGTCAAAGGCTGAAACATTAacagcag GCCAATTGCAGAAAGCTGCCGAGTTGAAGGAGGACCAAAGTATTCTTTTGCATATAAAAGACAAAGACTGTGTGGCTCTGGAGGTGCAGTATCACAGAGGCTGTTATAATCAGTGCACCAGGTTTTTGACGAGGCCTGAAAAACCAGAGAAAGTCCG GAATGAGCCCACGTTTGATGTCAGCTATAAGATATTCTGTGAGAGGATCATTCGCCAAAGGCTGCTTGTCAACCAAGAGGTGCTGAGAATGGGCCAGCTGAGGAAGGCCTTCATTGAACTGGTGAAAGCAAATGAAGGTCTTGATGCTTCAAACTACAG ACAGGATATGTTGAGGAAGAGGCTGGCTCATGATTTCCCCCAGCTGGTGTTTCACATCCCCACCAAGCACAACTTCTGCGAGCTGGTTTTTGCAGAGACCCTGTCAACCGGTACACTCGTGGACATGCTACCTTACCCATCAGGTGCAGAAACCACTGAGCACTGA
- the LOC130207380 gene encoding uncharacterized protein LOC130207380 isoform X2: MSSSSSREDEENTSEYINKSKNKHCFMHITSVKHEEVHYFTTTRWITYRTSRHTWLGLDGESRDVAENFKHCVDVEFDNIPEDAGFHHTCYRRFTDKKSMAKVERRLARERQEATEDHEAIPSTSSGTSPTKKLRSRSGMPIAGSGPVLPALGIICQKKEKFVNRAGKRQRDPLSKAETLTAGQLQKAAELKEDQSILLHIKDKDCVALEVQYHRGCYNQCTRFLTRPEKPEKVRNEPTFDVSYKIFCERIIRQRLLVNQEVLRMGQLRKAFIELVKANEGLDASNYRQDMLRKRLAHDFPQLVFHIPTKHNFCELVFAETLSTGTLVDMLPYPSAV, encoded by the exons atgTCGTCCTCGAGCAGTAGGGAAGACGAAGAAAATACATcggaatatattaataaatcaaaaaacaaacattgttttATGCATATTACTTCAGTCAAGCACGAGGAGGTACATTATTTCACCACTACACGATGGATTACATACAGGACAAGCCGACACACGTGGCTCGGGTTGGACGGTGAGTCTCGGGACGTGGCTGAGAACTTCAAACACTGTGTTGATGTGGAGTTTGACAATATTCCCGAGGATGCTGGCTTCCATCACACGTGCTACCGTAGATTTACGGACAAAAAATCCATGGCAAAGGTGGAAAGACGTCTCGCACGTGAGAGACAAGAAGCGACGGAAGACCACGAGGCCATTCCATCGACTTCTAGCGGCACGAGTCCAACAAAGAAATTGCGATCCAGGTCAGGAATGCCAATCGCAGGCTCTGGCCCCGTTCTTCCTGCCCTGGGCATaatttgccaaaaaaaggagaagttcGTCAACCGAGCAGGCAAACGACAAAGGGATCCTCTGTCAAAGGCTGAAACATTAacagcag GCCAATTGCAGAAAGCTGCCGAGTTGAAGGAGGACCAAAGTATTCTTTTGCATATAAAAGACAAAGACTGTGTGGCTCTGGAGGTGCAGTATCACAGAGGCTGTTATAATCAGTGCACCAGGTTTTTGACGAGGCCTGAAAAACCAGAGAAAGTCCG GAATGAGCCCACGTTTGATGTCAGCTATAAGATATTCTGTGAGAGGATCATTCGCCAAAGGCTGCTTGTCAACCAAGAGGTGCTGAGAATGGGCCAGCTGAGGAAGGCCTTCATTGAACTGGTGAAAGCAAATGAAGGTCTTGATGCTTCAAACTACAG ACAGGATATGTTGAGGAAGAGGCTGGCTCATGATTTCCCCCAGCTGGTGTTTCACATCCCCACCAAGCACAACTTCTGCGAGCTGGTTTTTGCAGAGACCCTGTCAACCGGTACACTCGTGGACATGCTACCTTACCCATCAG cagtgtAG
- the LOC130207380 gene encoding uncharacterized protein LOC130207380 isoform X3 — MSSSSSREDEENTSEYINKSKNKHCFMHITSVKHEEVHYFTTTRWITYRTSRHTWLGLDGESRDVAENFKHCVDVEFDNIPEDAGFHHTCYRRFTDKKSMAKVERRLARERQEATEDHEAIPSTSSGTSPTKKLRSRSGMPIAGSGPVLPALGIICQKKEKFVNRAGKRQRDPLSKAETLTAGQLQKAAELKEDQSILLHIKDKDCVALEVQYHRGCYNQCTRFLTRPEKPEKVRNEPTFDVSYKIFCERIIRQRLLVNQEVLRMGQLRKAFIELVKANEGLDASNYRQDMLRKRLAHDFPQLVFHIPTKHNFCELVFAETLSTGTLVDMLPYPSV; from the exons atgTCGTCCTCGAGCAGTAGGGAAGACGAAGAAAATACATcggaatatattaataaatcaaaaaacaaacattgttttATGCATATTACTTCAGTCAAGCACGAGGAGGTACATTATTTCACCACTACACGATGGATTACATACAGGACAAGCCGACACACGTGGCTCGGGTTGGACGGTGAGTCTCGGGACGTGGCTGAGAACTTCAAACACTGTGTTGATGTGGAGTTTGACAATATTCCCGAGGATGCTGGCTTCCATCACACGTGCTACCGTAGATTTACGGACAAAAAATCCATGGCAAAGGTGGAAAGACGTCTCGCACGTGAGAGACAAGAAGCGACGGAAGACCACGAGGCCATTCCATCGACTTCTAGCGGCACGAGTCCAACAAAGAAATTGCGATCCAGGTCAGGAATGCCAATCGCAGGCTCTGGCCCCGTTCTTCCTGCCCTGGGCATaatttgccaaaaaaaggagaagttcGTCAACCGAGCAGGCAAACGACAAAGGGATCCTCTGTCAAAGGCTGAAACATTAacagcag GCCAATTGCAGAAAGCTGCCGAGTTGAAGGAGGACCAAAGTATTCTTTTGCATATAAAAGACAAAGACTGTGTGGCTCTGGAGGTGCAGTATCACAGAGGCTGTTATAATCAGTGCACCAGGTTTTTGACGAGGCCTGAAAAACCAGAGAAAGTCCG GAATGAGCCCACGTTTGATGTCAGCTATAAGATATTCTGTGAGAGGATCATTCGCCAAAGGCTGCTTGTCAACCAAGAGGTGCTGAGAATGGGCCAGCTGAGGAAGGCCTTCATTGAACTGGTGAAAGCAAATGAAGGTCTTGATGCTTCAAACTACAG ACAGGATATGTTGAGGAAGAGGCTGGCTCATGATTTCCCCCAGCTGGTGTTTCACATCCCCACCAAGCACAACTTCTGCGAGCTGGTTTTTGCAGAGACCCTGTCAACCGGTACACTCGTGGACATGCTACCTTACCCATCAG tgtAG
- the LOC130207572 gene encoding cilia- and flagella-associated protein 46-like, protein MLHHRLPSSALAAASLDMLECHGRSDPAASGQYLALFQVCASTPRRCLCALRMAHRHGRPPPARPGPRLGPHRTLLLSREERPGGTPTGAQDSLHGFSQAFSHLTIQPSHLNILAELPPNMKILLLQHSEDGSELYGAFYEVTRAPKQKGKTAQGTGSLACTRVAKVPVRPRALLALRGRTRAFGLEARLSLAERGSEERRGLPGDAAAEETLGRHFRDVVRDMDDYLNPLLTQFDFSCFRPQASSPPVPEMTKAKDKEEKGSSAKFPAEPGECVVLLADRKLLQLPLEALTVLQGGGLSSLSRDFSLQLLHSRLNREEPDKGSRGRWSRSQLT, encoded by the exons ATGCTCCACCACCGGCTGCCCTCCTCCGCGCTCGCCGCCGCCTCCCTCGACATGTTGGAGTGTCACGGCCGGTCGGACCCCGCGGCGTCGGGCCAATACCTCGCCTTGTTCCAGGTGTGTGCGTCCACGCCACGCAGGTGCCTCTGCGCCCTCCGAATGGCACATCGCCACGGACGCC CGCCGCCGGCGCGTCCCGGCCCTCGGCTCGGCCCGCACAGGACGCTGCTCCTCTCTCGGGAGGAGAGGCCCGGCGGCACGCCGACGGGGGCGCAGGACTCCCTCCACGGCTTCTCCCAG GCCTTCAGCCACCTCACCATCCAGCCCAGCCACCTGAACATCCTCGCAGAGCTTCCGCCCAACATGAAAATCCTGCTGCTTCAGCACTCTGAAGATGG GTCCGAGCTCTACGGGGCCTTCTATGAGGTCACCAGAGCTCCAAAACAAAAGGGGAAGACGGCGCAGGGAACAG GGAGCCTGGCGTGCACGAGGGTGGCCAAGGTTCCCGTCCGCCCGCGGGCTCTGCTGGCGCTGAGGGGCCGGACCCGGGCCTTCGGCCTGGAGGCCAGACTCTCCCTCGCGGAGCGCGGCTCCGAGGAGCGGCGCGGTCTTCCCGGC GACGCCGCCGCAGAAGAAACGTTAGGACGTCACTTCAGAGACGTTGTGAGAGACATGGACGACTATTTAAATCCACTTCTCACTCAGTTTGACTTCTCCTGCTTCAG GCCCCAGGCTTCATCACCACCAGTCCCCGAGATGACCAAAGCCAAAGATAAAGAAGAGAAAGGGAGTTCAG CTAAGTTCCCCGCGGAGCCGGGGGAGTGCGTGGTGCTGCTGGCGGACAGGAAGCTGCTGCAGTTGCCCCTGGAGGCCCTGACGGTGCTGCAGGGCGGAGGCCTGAGCTCCTTGTCTCGGGACTTCTCCCTCCAGCTGCTCCACAGTCGGCTGAACAGAGAGGAACCAGACAAAG ggtcgcgggggcgctggagccgatcccagctgacatag